In Molothrus ater isolate BHLD 08-10-18 breed brown headed cowbird chromosome 11, BPBGC_Mater_1.1, whole genome shotgun sequence, a genomic segment contains:
- the RAD18 gene encoding E3 ubiquitin-protein ligase RAD18 isoform X1 → MALAMPLLEPPWPPGLAPLKAVDDLLRCGICFDYFSIAVIIPQCSHSYCSLCIRKSLSYKSQCPTCCVAVSESDLKNNRILDDLVKSFNSARQQLLQLVLEAPPVPSPPARSHWSPGSQPESEQVPGIDSSLSKDKVCTSTKAGGLAWTGEKSLETEEHHGLHSTSAELGGNDSKVISQEIPGCTQSHEKPSTSVLKGDKKVECPVCEVAILEQYINKHLDSCLTRGEKKDSLRSSDHKRKLMSKVVYNLLSDRDLRKKLKEHGLSTSGTRQQLIKRHQEFVHMYNAQCDSLNPKSVAEVVKELEKNEKIRVQLECNKPGENSLTFTKDQTEEEIDEIHTEYRNKHRSEFKFLVDQVNKRWKKMGERKAESAQNKEEVAVEELPAAAEPGEEDPTAGKAQALQSEIPDGQRSESPGLKQWQRSASPEFSLSSGSTCSTNSDILADVEGSETCSASSDSSSSVAPTGNKRKLRRPRVPERSGAVPQGKRKRS, encoded by the exons ATGGCGCTGGCCATGCCCCTGCTGGAGCCGCCCTGGCCGCCCGGCCTGGCTCCGCTCAAG GCCGTGGATGACTTGCTGCGCTGCGGGATTTGCTTCGACTACTTCAGCATCGCCGTGATCATCCCGCAGTGCTCGCACAGCT atTGTTCCCTTTGTATCCGCAAGTCTTTGTCCTACAAATCCCAGTGTCCAACGTGCTGTGTG gCAGTCTCAGAATCTGACCTGAAAAACAACCGGATTTTAGATGATCTAGTGAAGAGCTTTAATTCTGCAAG gcagcagctgctgcagttggTGTTGGAGGCTCCCCCGGTTCCATCCCCCCCGGCCCGCAGCCACTGGAGTCCTGGTTCTCAGCCCGAGTCTGAGCAGGTGCCAGGCATTGACAGCTCCCTGAGCAAGGACAAAGTCTGCACCTCCACCAAGGCAGGTGGCCTGGCATGGACTGGTGAGAAGAGTCTCGAAACTGAGGAACACCATGGCCTACACAGCACTTCTGCAGAGCTTGGTGGTAACGACAGCAAAGTGATTTCACAAGAGATTCCTGGGTGCACCCAAAGTCATGAAAAGCCTTCTACATCTGTGCTCAAAGGAGACAAGAAAG TGGAATGTCCTGTTTGTGAGGTTGCTATTCTGGAGCAATACATAAACAAACATCTGGACAGCTGCTTGACCAGAGGGGAGAAGAAGGACAGCCTGCGAAG TTCTGACCACAAAAGGAAGCTGATGTCCAAAGTTGTTTATAACCTGCTGTCGGATCGGGATCTGAGGAAGAAGCTCAAGGAGCACGGTCTGTCCACCTCTGGGACCCGCCAGCAGCTCATCAAGAGACACCAGGAGTTTGTGCACATGTACAATGCTCAGTGTGATTCCCTGAACCCCAAATCTG TTGCAGAGGTTGTtaaagagctggaaaagaatGAGAAGATTCGGGTTCAGCTGGAGTGTAATAAACCTGGTGAAAAT AGCTTGACCTTCACAAAGGACCagacagaggaagaaatagATGAGATCCACACTGAATATC gaaacaaacacagaagTGAATTCAAGTTCTTGGTGGATCAAGTAAATAAACGGTGGAAGAAAATGGgtgagaggaaagcagaaagtgCTCAAAACAAAGAGGAAGTTGCTGTCgaagagctgccagcagctgcag aacctggagaagaggatcccacagctggaaaagcccAAGCACTCCAGTCAGAAATTCCCGATGGCCAAAGAAGTGAATCTCCTGGCTTGAAGCAATGGCAGAGATCAGCCTCTCCCGAGTTCTCCCTGTCATCTGGCTCAACATGCAG CACCAATTCGGACATTCTGGCAGATGTGGAAGGGTCTGAGACGTGTTCAGCGTCCTCTGACAG cagcagctccgtggCCCCGACCGGGAACAAGAGGAAGCTGCGGCGGCCGCGCGTCCCCGAGCGCAGCGGGGCCGTGCCCCAGGgcaagaggaagaggagctaG
- the RAD18 gene encoding E3 ubiquitin-protein ligase RAD18 isoform X2: MALAMPLLEPPWPPGLAPLKAVDDLLRCGICFDYFSIAVIIPQCSHSYCSLCIRKSLSYKSQCPTCCVAVSESDLKNNRILDDLVKSFNSARQQLLQLVLEAPPVPSPPARSHWSPGSQPESEQVPGIDSSLSKDKVCTSTKAGGLAWTGEKSLETEEHHGLHSTSAELGGNDSKVISQEIPGCTQSHEKPSTSVLKGDKKVECPVCEVAILEQYINKHLDSCLTRGEKKDSLRSSDHKRKLMSKVVYNLLSDRDLRKKLKEHGLSTSGTRQQLIKRHQEFVHMYNAQCDSLNPKSVAEVVKELEKNEKIRVQLECNKPGENSLTFTKDQTEEEIDEIHTEYRNKHRSEFKFLVDQVNKRWKKMGERKAESAQNKEEVAVEELPAAAEPGEEDPTAGKAQALQSEIPDGQRSESPGLKQWQRSASPEFSLSSGSTCSTNSDILADVEGSETCSASSDSSSVAPTGNKRKLRRPRVPERSGAVPQGKRKRS, translated from the exons ATGGCGCTGGCCATGCCCCTGCTGGAGCCGCCCTGGCCGCCCGGCCTGGCTCCGCTCAAG GCCGTGGATGACTTGCTGCGCTGCGGGATTTGCTTCGACTACTTCAGCATCGCCGTGATCATCCCGCAGTGCTCGCACAGCT atTGTTCCCTTTGTATCCGCAAGTCTTTGTCCTACAAATCCCAGTGTCCAACGTGCTGTGTG gCAGTCTCAGAATCTGACCTGAAAAACAACCGGATTTTAGATGATCTAGTGAAGAGCTTTAATTCTGCAAG gcagcagctgctgcagttggTGTTGGAGGCTCCCCCGGTTCCATCCCCCCCGGCCCGCAGCCACTGGAGTCCTGGTTCTCAGCCCGAGTCTGAGCAGGTGCCAGGCATTGACAGCTCCCTGAGCAAGGACAAAGTCTGCACCTCCACCAAGGCAGGTGGCCTGGCATGGACTGGTGAGAAGAGTCTCGAAACTGAGGAACACCATGGCCTACACAGCACTTCTGCAGAGCTTGGTGGTAACGACAGCAAAGTGATTTCACAAGAGATTCCTGGGTGCACCCAAAGTCATGAAAAGCCTTCTACATCTGTGCTCAAAGGAGACAAGAAAG TGGAATGTCCTGTTTGTGAGGTTGCTATTCTGGAGCAATACATAAACAAACATCTGGACAGCTGCTTGACCAGAGGGGAGAAGAAGGACAGCCTGCGAAG TTCTGACCACAAAAGGAAGCTGATGTCCAAAGTTGTTTATAACCTGCTGTCGGATCGGGATCTGAGGAAGAAGCTCAAGGAGCACGGTCTGTCCACCTCTGGGACCCGCCAGCAGCTCATCAAGAGACACCAGGAGTTTGTGCACATGTACAATGCTCAGTGTGATTCCCTGAACCCCAAATCTG TTGCAGAGGTTGTtaaagagctggaaaagaatGAGAAGATTCGGGTTCAGCTGGAGTGTAATAAACCTGGTGAAAAT AGCTTGACCTTCACAAAGGACCagacagaggaagaaatagATGAGATCCACACTGAATATC gaaacaaacacagaagTGAATTCAAGTTCTTGGTGGATCAAGTAAATAAACGGTGGAAGAAAATGGgtgagaggaaagcagaaagtgCTCAAAACAAAGAGGAAGTTGCTGTCgaagagctgccagcagctgcag aacctggagaagaggatcccacagctggaaaagcccAAGCACTCCAGTCAGAAATTCCCGATGGCCAAAGAAGTGAATCTCCTGGCTTGAAGCAATGGCAGAGATCAGCCTCTCCCGAGTTCTCCCTGTCATCTGGCTCAACATGCAG CACCAATTCGGACATTCTGGCAGATGTGGAAGGGTCTGAGACGTGTTCAGCGTCCTCTGACAG cagctccgtggCCCCGACCGGGAACAAGAGGAAGCTGCGGCGGCCGCGCGTCCCCGAGCGCAGCGGGGCCGTGCCCCAGGgcaagaggaagaggagctaG